The DNA window CCTTTGAAAAAGAATTGttgacagacacacgcacacagacacacgcgcgcacacacacgtacacacgtacactgGTCACAGAAAAGAAGAATTTCCAAACGAGGAAGCTCGAGCTTCAATCCACCATGCCATGGCGTTTTGTCGACTGACTTATCAAAGACACGCCGCGAAGCACCGGCTCCGACTTTGGGAAAAGCCCCCGAGTTGAGCTAGTGCACTGTACCCTGAGAGATCGTTAGGTGGGGGGCCGCTAGAAATGAGATAATATCACCTCATTAACCATGGTCGGGGGTGTCTGTGCTGGAATCAAGTGGAACAGATCATGTAATACCCTTCTATTTCAGTGGGTGGCAGCAGAGGGCCAGAAATGCCTGTATAGACAATAGAGTTAGTGCTGCTCGACACGTGAAAGTTTGGGATCGACGCAAGACGAGCAAGTGACGGTGATCAAGAAGTTTTGGGCGAAGGGAAAATGCAAATGGCGAACAGGGCCCCGGACAAAATGTGGACACAGATGAAGGCCCTAGTCTGAGTggtcaaaagcaaaaaaaaacacacaagacggTGAGCTGCAGGCAATACGGCTCAAACTATCTTTCATTTGGATTGACTTTCACCGGGGATGCCACGGCACCGACGCCGCTGTGCTTGGTATGTGGTGAGAAGCTATCCAAGGGCGCCACCGTGCTAAGCAAACTGAGCTCAATGGCCATCTCCAAAGCAAACACCCTTCCGTTCAAAGCAAGCCCACGGACTATTTTGTATTCTTACGTACAAACCATGTGAAAGCGGCAACGTCTTTGAATTTCTTTTGAAAATCCACAAAGTTAAACGAGAGAGCCAAACCAAGAAAGCCCCACACTGTGGCACAAACATGAATACTGCCAGCTTGCAAAGCCATTGTAAATGAGATGCTCGGCCCTGACCTGACGCGGCCAAAGAGATAGCAAGCAGCTAAAGCTCAAATTTGCTGATCTTCCTTTGGACAGATTTTGGTGATCTGTTGCCAAGGAGTTGCCCATTCTGCCCAACAGAGCTATTTTGACATTGCTCCCGTTTTCAACCATATATCGATGTGAGCTGAGCTTCTGAAGCTCGACCGcaataaaaaccaaaaaacagcGAGAGACTGAGAGCGCTTGAGGAAGAGCTTCGTGTGTGTCTTTCGACCATTCCTGCCAGCGTATCCATTTGGTGTTCATCCAAACGGGCCCGCCATTCACACCGGGTGAGtataaatacatttagaaaCCATATTATTAACTGTATGTATCATATGCACTGTGTTGGAGCGTCATTTTGGTCGGTGGTGTGCCGCACAATTTTGGAATTGTCCAAAATGTGCCGCTGCTCGAAAAGGTTGAAAATCAGTGGTCTAGagcagggctgggcaaactattccagcgtgggccgcagtgggtgcgggcgGCTGTTCATTCCAATCCATAAAGAGGAGAccttttttcaccaatttgCTCTTCTACAAGTGCAGTCAGTGCATTGCGCTCAACTGCTTCTCGTTTTCTGTGGAAAGCACATTGGCTCcaagtgtctttgctggatggcttggaacaaaacctgcacccacagcggccctccaggaccgctttagccacccctggtctaatgtCTGTCCACCCAGTTATTGCGTTCTTCCATTCGTACAAACGCAGACTTTATCGACAAAAAAAAGGCCTCCGATGCCATTGAGAGCTTTCGCCGAAAATGACCAATGAAAGGGGCGTGGACCTCCGGCAAGGTGGCAGGCGGGCggcggcgccattttgtcggaCGGCCGCGCCCTTTTGTTTGTTGGGGATTGAGATCTTTTCACACGAGTTGGTGTCTGGAGTAAATTAGAGCCTAGATCTGTTTTTCTAATCAGCACAAGCAGCGCGTTGAAAAATGAGGGCGCCAGCTGCCGCCGGCTTTTGATTCAGCCGGAGACGGGCGCGGGCACCGCCTCTATTACGGCAGCGGTTGCCACCTGTCGACGGCACTTTACAATTGCTTTAGTTTTGCCAAGCGCTGCCAAATATTGTTGACGGGCCCGCTGTCCGAGGGACAGGCCGACAACCGGGTGACCGACTCAACGGCTTCTCACCTTCAAACTCACCCACGGCCCCTTTTGTCCACTTTGTTGGGGGTGAGTGGCGCGGCCGACTTAACCCAGGTCTTTTTGGGGGCAAACACTACGGAGCGGCGCCCCCGAAGACGCGCGCGTAGCTGCCGTCGTCGTTTGTTTTTCCGCCCGCCCCGGAGACGGAGTAAATATTTCATGGCCGCTAGTCATTTTGCTTTCACGCTAACTCGCATCTCCCGGTGGCGAAAAGGCCGCTCTTCGGCCCGTGCTCGCGGGAAGCTCGGGTCCGAGGACGCCTCGGGAGGGGGTCCTCGGTGGCCGGGATGGGGTtttgggaggaggaggaggaacagGAGGAACAGGAGGAACAGGAGGAACAGGAGGAACAGGAGGAACAGGAGCCCTCGCCCTCGTCTCGCCAAGGCGAGCTTTCAGCTGCGCGTGCCCAAACGCTGAGAGTACTTGAACAGATGTTGAGGAATTGAAAATGCAAAAGGGAAGTGGGGCTCCCCCGCCTCCCCCGACTCCCCCGGCCCGGCCCTGTAAGAGCCCCGCCCCGCTCCCGATACCTCTCTTCGCGATGGCACGCGCCAACCCACGATAAACACTTTGCGGCGACGGCCGTGGGTTCTTCGTTAGAATTGGGCTTTTGTATGTCCGCGGCGGTCCCGTTCACTACCAAGTCACCGGCCGGCACTTCTTGCCCTTTTACGTACGCAAATTGAGAAGACTTCAGCTTCAACCAACTTGCCTGCAGAATTGGGGTGCCTTTGTTTCATCCGCCGCTTGTCCGGCTGGTCCAGCCCTAACCCCAAGAAGAAGGCTTTGGAGTGAAGGACACGTCCATTAGCATTTTCCAGCGTTCTTACTCTTACGCATATTACTGTTCCGATTGAAACAAAGAAGCAAGAATACTGTTTTCATCAGAAATGGAATTGGAAATAGAACGGGCCACAATAGCCAAGGTTCTGTATTCATCTAAACGTCTCGGagtaaaatttcatttttgggCTGAAATCTTTTGGGGAAGAGCGGTAAAAATGGCAAGACTCAAATGTCTGCACGTACTAAATGCCGGCCTTTGCCTTTGCCTTTTTGTCTTTGGTCCTCTTTCTCGCCTGCCTTTTAATTGCTCTTCTCTatgccgcccccccccccttgcCCGTCCCCGCGCCCGCCTTTTCTGCCTGCCTGCTAGTGAATATTTCATTGGCAGTGCTACATTAAGCAGCGGTGCCAGTCCGGCTCGCTGCTCGTGGCTGCGTAAAAATAAACACACTCCCGTTGTAATGAACAGATGTGGCAGAATTGAAACAGCCAGCTcaaagcaccccccccccctttttccaCGGCGCCCGCTCTCGCCCGTCTGTCCACGGGCACGCACGAGGAAGGAGGCCCGGCGGGCGCCCCCACGCCTCCGACACGCAATTTTGGAGCGGCCCGCCTCGGGCGTCTCTCTAGAAGGGAAAAGGCCAAAGAAAAAGTCAGTGGGACGCAAAGGGCCGGGTGGCGGGTGGCGGGCTTGCCGCACGCATCTGGCGCCCACCCTTTCATCTGAATGGAATTTCTTCCGCCCGCTCTTCCATTCCCGAGAGCGGCCTCGGCGCAGCGATCCCCTCGAATGGCTCCGAGGCACACGGCGCCGGCGCCGTTTGTCTTTTGCCACGGCGGCCGTGTCATTTGCCGTTGGACTCTGACTGCTCTTCAAAGCTCTCTTCCTCTTCCCAGAGAGAGCTTCGTTCTCCTCGTACCGgacaaagaaagagagagagagagagagagagcgagcggcTGAAGGTCGTCGGCCAGCGGGCGATCCGCGCTGGATGCCGCGTTGACGTGCGTTGTAGCATCGGCCCAATTCCAAATGGTTGATGGTGCTTTTGAATATTTCTTATCAACTTTTATTCTATCTCCATTTGATGTCATTTTCCAGCTATGTAAATCCATATCTATTTATAGAGATGTGTTTTtttgaaaatagtttttaaaaaacgatTTAAAGAGCATTTTTTGAAGAGCCTTAAAATAAGCCTAGTGACGCTAGTGATGTGTTGTGTTGTGTATTTATTGATGAATCATGAGCTCTTCAAGAGGCTAATTGGACTTCTCACCATTTTGCTTGTGACATTTTGCTCACGGCCCTGTCGGACAAAGACGCACGCGcgcgcagacacacacacgcacacacgcacacgcacacaaacgctGTCTCCGTCTGAAATTTAGGTGAGAAAAAGAGTAGGACGGACTGACTGCACACGATAATTTAAAGAGCGGCGAGATCCCTCTCACACACAGCCGCCGAAATCATTCCAAGTTGAAGCGATACTTTTTCGCACACTCGCAAacattttttgaatgaattcTTCCATGTTTTTGCAGGATAtttcttcttttattattattattaattatatatatatatatatatatatatatatatatatatatatatatatatatatatatatagtttcaattttattttttagttgcTCTACTATTCCTCCTTTAAATTTCTCTTAATTCGGGAAtcgttctatttaaaaaaatcctgcctGTTTTATATATAGTTTCCAGCGACCCAAAAcaggcaggattttttttaatcgaacGATTTCCGAATTAAGAGAAATTTAAAGGAGGAATATACCGCGTTAAGAGGAGGGCCTCACTGTGCGGATAcgagcgtgtgtgtgcgtgtgtgcgcgcgtgtgtgcgcgtgtgtgcgcgtgtgtgtgtttccgGCACCATGaatattgaattcaattgaattggtgAACGTTTCGTCGCGTTGAATATCCAGAGCCTTGAAATACTACGAGACAGTGACTGATTTGTTTGATTCATGTGACGCGAAAGTCATCTGGAATAGAAATGCAGCTCATCAGAGAGTGGCCAAAAATGGGGCGAAAAGTTCCAAACGAACgaatatttacatttcaatGACTTGGATTGTATTTTTTCGTCATGGAAGCGCTTCCGCCTGTGGACAAAAATGTCCAATGCTGCGTGTTCAGGAAGCGTTCGATAGGAAAAAGAAGGCGTGCGTCCGCGCTCCCCTTTTTAAACGAGGCTTTTGTCACATATCAAACTATTTGGCTCGCACTCATTTATGGGGGGCGCCAAATTACCTCGCAAAGGGAGGAGGAAAAATGCCAAGATGgcaggaggagcaggaggagggtAGCTTGTTTCCCCCCCGCACTAAATCCTTCTATTTAACGATCGGATCCCAtgtgaaggaaggaaggaaggaaggaaaaaggGTGGAAATGAATCGACTTGGACAgcgttttatttctttttctccaGACGGCACCATTGACCTGAACACAAAGTGGTGCATGTATCTTTGCACAAATAATTATGCGGGGGCAACAATAAATAGACCAGCAACAATTCTATAAATTAATATCAAGAAAGGTTGAGAATAAATAATAGTGTGTGAGAGAGGAGGAAACGTTTGTCAAAGTGTGCATCCCGCCCGCTGCCCAACGAACGATCCCATTGGACAAGGGAGGCTTCGGCCATTTTCCATCCGGCTCCACCAAGTCGAGGAGAAGGGAGAAAAGTCCCCCTTCGACGACGTCCCCAAACCTTCCCGGTGAGCGTGCGGCCCGGACCTTACGCGCCCAATGCCAAATCAAGGAGACGATCCACGCCAAATGCCAAGAAGAAAAATCCCAGCCGGGCCGTCTCGGCCGCCGGACAACTTCAGCTTTTTCAATTGTGGAAGAAGGCGTGGAGTCCGTCGTGGGTGGACGCGCGCTCCTGCTGCTGGTGCGAGTGCACGTCACGGTAAGGTGGTGCGCCGTTGCCGTCGTTGCCGCCCCGCGGGGAGCCGAACGCCGGGTGGCGGCCGCTGAAGCCGAAAGCGGCCTGGGCACCACCGCTAGGGCCGCTCGGGCCCGCGTAGCGGAAGGCCCGCTCGCtttctgccgccgccgccgccgccgcggcctGCACGCGCTTCAGGGCAAAGTTACCGTTGACGCGCAGCTGGGGGCTGAGGGCACACTCGTACTCGTAGTCATACTCGGGCCCGCCGTAGTCCGCCGCCGGGGGAAAAGCCGTCTCGTAGCCCACCGAGCAGTAGCCGTGCGAGGCCAGCGGGCGCGAGTCGGGCCTCCCCTGGTGACAGTGCGCCTGTGACTGTGATTGTGACTGTGACTGGGCCTGGGCCTGGGCCTGGGGGTGGGGATAGGGATGCAGCGCCCCGTAGCACGGCGGCTGCGGCTGCGGCGGCTCGGCGAAAAAGTGCCGTGCGTTCAGCTGCAGGCAGCCAGCCACCAGGTTGGTGGTGGGCTGCGAGAGACCCCTGCACAGGCCGTGCACGTAGACCAGCAGGTCCGGACGCTTCCCCGAGCGCAGGATCTCCGACAGCGACCAGATGTAGTTCTTGGCCAGCCGCAGCGTCTCGATCTTGGACAGCTTCTGCGTCTTGGAGTAGCAGGGCACCACCTTGCGCAGGTTGTCCAGCGCCGAGTTGAGGTCGTGCATGCGCGTCCGCTCCCTGGTGTTGGCCTTGAAGCGCCGCAACTTGGAGCGCTCCGCACGGGCCGCCGTCATCTTGCGCCTCTTGGGGCCGCGCTTCTTGGGGGGGTCGCCCACCTCCGATGCCTTGTCCCCGCCCTCCACCtcgtcgtcttcctcctcctcctcctcctcgctgtcctcctcctcctcttcctcctcgttCCCGGGGTGCTCCGACCGCGTCGAGGCCTCCACGTCGCTGCCGCCGTCCTCCTCTTTCCCCTTGATGTCGTCgtctgcggcggcggcggcgtccgccCAGCTAGAGTATTTCCGCACTTCGGGGAGCGGCGAGGGCTCGTTGAACAGCCTCGTCAACATTTTGCCTCTGCGCCGAAAAAAGGGTAGAACAGgcaaaaaataattctaaaaattCCAAACAAAAGGAAGCCATCAAATTGGACAGCGCGTGGCCACGGCGTGAAATGTGTATTATAAAAGTCCTGGCAGGAGCGAGAGCAGAGGGACAGTCAAATGTCCCGTGGGGCCATGAGAAAGaaaggatgggggggggggggggggggggggtggtttggggggggggcgcttCCATATTCTGGCTACATTCCAACACTATTCATCCACAACACAGGACAACAGAAGGTTTCCCCCCCATTTTAGCGTCCGGAGTACATTTTACATACTGGAAAATAATACCGAATCCCAAATCAATTGAAATCAAAGAATGAAACATAGCTTCCCTATGATATTTTGGATCCCAAATTTCAAGCTTCCCGCAACATAATTGATCAATATTGAAAACGTTTcacatttttcaaacatttttgtcaCACAAATGTAACACGAGCAGAAAGAGTCAATTTTTAACCCCTTTTTAAAttcctggagaaaaaaaatgctgtcatttcCAACAGAAtaaaagatcttttttttggttcaacATCAATTCACCCCATCAAAGAGAAAACCCCAAAGTCATTTGACCGTCTATGgtgagtcgttttttttattgattcaaTTTTGGCTCACCGCAAACGTGTAAAACGGCGAGGCACCGAAGGTCATTggtagttgtgtgtgtgtgtgtgtgtgtgtgtgtgcaggcgAGTGCCAGGGGCAAGATTTTCTATCAAAACCTGGTGGCgccctaacacacacacacacacacacacacacacatgcacgtgcGCACGTCTTTTCTTGGTTGCGGCAATTAGAAGCAAAAACAATGAAGAGGCCAAGCATGCAAAAAGGCCAAATTGATTTCACGCGTGCGATTGACAAAGTGGTCGCGCCTTTCCAGATGGCTTTTAGGGCTCGTTAAATATAAAACGCCGGCCTCGGGCCGCCACTCAACGGAGGACGCCAAACCTGTCCATTTATTGTTGCGCCTCAATGAGGAGTCAAGAAGGGTAGGCGTTGGGAGgaagtgtgtgtggggggggggggggggggggggggtacaaTAACTATGTTGCCCATTCACGCCACTTGACCCTTGCAAACCAAAGGTCAATATTCAAGCCAGGTTCCACGTCCGTGCCGAGACGAGGATGGAATTTGCCGGCCGGCCTGGCGGAACGGGGACGACCGCTCTCATTGTACTTGACGTATAATGTACGATGAggataaaggcattcaattcaatggatTTTGCGGCAGAAACCTCACTTACTTACGTGCACGAGTGTGGCGAGGATGTCACACGCGCCAAGCGTTTTGGCTAGCCGGCAAACACGTCTTCGGACGCTCGCTCACCTTCCCCGCTTCCTTCCGACGGGCCCCAGAGCGGTGGCCTCGGACGCCATCCGTCCCGGCGCCGTCTCCGTCGCTCGTCCGGCAACTCACCTCTGCCCGAGCTCTTCTCCTGGTATGGGAATGGTTTCCAGACACTCAAGGGGATGGGGGTGGAGGtgggctttctctctctctctcccccccagTCAGACCACCATCTTCAGAGAAACCAAACGGCATCCGTGTCTGCGGAGCACGGCTCTTGCCGGTGACGGGTTCCTTTGCCAGGTGCCCGCCCCCTTCCGTGGAAGGAGAGAGCAAAAGAGGCTGTGGCAGGAGGAGAGCGCAAActagagagagcgagcgagagagagagagagagagagagagagagagagagagagaggttacGTACCAGGCTCCCGTGCCAGCGCCCATATGGCAACCCGTCACCGGCAAGAGCCATCACATGAGGGGTCCGTTGATTGACATGCGCCCGCATTCGCAGAGATCTGGCCTCCCCGGAGGgctggagtgagtgagtgagtgagtgagcgagcgagagagagagggagagtgagaaggagaaggagaaggaggagagagagagagtgcgagagagagagagagagtgaacgAGAGGAGGAAGCGGCAAAGGGTGCTACGCCATCtgtcgcccgcccgcccgccagcCCGCCTGCCACACTCGTGAGCACAAAGGCAGAAATAAGGGAGGAAAGAGGAGCCAATAAGAGAGGGAACAAATGCTTTGAGCCCAACCTGCTTGAGGACAGAAACAAGTCAGccttatttttcttattattccGATGAATGCCTTGCCCGGCTAACTGCACAAAGCAGATCGGCCGCTATGAAACCATTGGAACGCGGGCAATTCATCCCTTTAGCTAGACGGCTTGTGCTACAAGGACGTCAATTCGGGGCGGGCGGCTTTTTTCGGGGCCCATCCATTCATTACAAGCGCATTGCGAAGGCTAAAGGCCTctgctttattcatcccatgcCATCCAGCCGCCGTTGACTTTCCAGCACCCTGCCCTTTCGCAACTCAACTAGTAAATCTGCTTCCTTCACAAGGTGccacccccccctccccaaatcCATCGGGCATGACGACCTGCACTTGTCTTGTCTTTCTGGACCCATCACCAACCGGCAAGCAGGCAGCGTCGCCATCTGCACTCGCCTTTCCCTGACATGCTAATTGCATATGCACAAATGCAAATGCGAATGCAAATGAAAATGCAAATGACTATTAATTAATAAATCCACTAATTAGTGCAGTGGTATTTTACAGCCACAAATTAAGTGTAGATGGTGTTAGAGGACGTCCGGTGGGGGGTTAGGGTTGGTGCCAAGTGAGTAACACAAAAGGCCAGTGCCAAAGGTAGAGGCGGAGTCAATGGAGGCCTCATGCGAGCGATCCTTTCCGGTGCCCTGAGCCCCGCCCTAAGCCCCGCCCTCTCTGTCGCTCTCCGTTCCTCGGCATGGTGGATGACTCCCGAGTCGCCCGTGGCGGCTCTTTTCGTACGTTCTTGCAATGGAAATAACCCCCGGCAGATAAAGGTCCGCTCCGTCTTAACCGGCGGGGGCCGGAGTAGGGTTTGCCAAGTGAGCTAGGTGCAGGGATGAGATGGGGAAGATGGGGAACGGTCGCCGCGGGTCGCTGCCATGCCATGGTCGCCGTCAACTGACAGGATCCGTTGGCGTTGGTCCTAGCCCGCGCAGCCTTGGATTGCCCTGTCAAagcaaaatggacaaaaataggaaatcaaataaacaaacaaaaacacctgACTAGAAATGGGTCGCCCTCTAGTGCAATTTGCCCAGAAGTGAAGTCtcgattttttgtttgtttctttgtttagtTTTGCCACTTTTAGGTTTGTAAGCGATGATGAGGTGTACATTTGGAAAAATGCTTTGATCACCTGACTGCGAGATGGTGCTTTCAGACGCTTTCAACCGCTTTGAGATGGCTATCGTTTGTGGGAGTGAGCAAAGGGAAGCAGCAGTGTACCTAATCCACACTCCACAGTGTGCAGGCCTTCGCAAGGAGTTGTACCAACCTTGTACGCCGCCAGGAGGCAACcctacattgttttcacacttCCCCATGGCCTTGGAAATCGTGTTACTGGAGAGAACAGTGCAGGACAGTAGCATCTCAAACTGGTCTAGAAGCCGACGGACGGTCGAGCCGTCCTGTGGTTTTGCTTCTGCCGACGCTCGTTGCGGTTTTACAAACGCAACGCGTCATTCTTGTGGCGGGAGGCCCCGAAGATACCGTGTTCCGCCGGGTTTACGTCGCGAAAGAGATGGACGGCATCTGCCGCGCACAAGGGAGAGTGGCAACTCGCGCCACGCGACCTTGCCCTCCCCCCGCCGAATTCtgccaggggaaaaaaaagtccaccCTTGGACGGATACCGAGGCGTGACCTCGACGTGGTATCCTGGAAACGCTACGGCGTGGGAGCATGGCCTGGCCCCGAGTGCTTTTGCCGCGCGCACGGAGCCAAGCCGCAAAGCAGATGGCCAAAAGCGTCTCCCGGGAGCCAACGTATCAGGATTTGAACGTGCCGTCGGAATTAGGAATGGTGGGGGGATGGGTTGGGGCTCAGATTTACTGGTAGCCTTCAAATCGGACGTCCCGCCGGCCAGCGGGTGTCATTCTCACGGCCGCCATCTCCCGTTTCCTCAAAGTAGTTCCCGCCAGAGTCTGGCCCGGggcctaaccttaaccctaaACTGTCGTCCATTCGGGGCTTGTTCACAGGCTTGAGGAATTTAAAGGAGGCCTTTTCCCAGGCGGTGGCAATCCTCCTCCACAATGTCTTTATTCCCTCCCCGAGCGGTCACTTTATGAGAGCGCGACAAACGGAGACATCTCCGCTCCAGCGACGCGAGCAGCCGCTCGCCACTTGATGGTCTCCCTAGAAATCCCCACTGGCTGTTTCCTAGCCCGACGACCTCTGTTGAAGTTGGGACTTTGCGGAAAAAGAACGAGGGGACGTCCATTTCCCTGGACTTGTTACCAGACCTGGCAGACCCTGGCCCTGGCCCTGGTCCCGCCCCCCTCTTTTGCTTGCAATCTCTCATTGACAAAGAGAGGCCAAAAGAGGCTCAACTGATGTGACGAGATTAAACCCGCCCCCCCTAAcccatttctctctctctctctcgctctctctctctctatctatctgaTGACAAATCCACCTCAGCCTAGATAGAAAGGAAACCCTCgcctctctgtatctctctctctctctcacactcacctCACCTCACCCGCCTCCCCCTCGGCGTCGCGTCTCCTTCCCCGTTGGTTCTCACCCGAGTATCGATCGACGGAGTCGGCGCCGAGCAAAGGACCGGAGGAGCGAGCGGTACCGGAGGATTAGCGAggcctccctcccttcctctcttccttccttccttccttccttcctccccccACTGGCcgcctccttttttttcctcccacgcCGAGAGGAGTTTGCGGCCCTCCGTCGTCCCGCGCCATGGAGCCCTCGGCGTCCGCCGAGGCGGAGCCCAAAGAGCGGAGGAAGATCCAATTCGCCGTCCCGGCCTCGGCGGCCCCCAACCTGGACCCCCGGCAAGTGGAGATGGTGAGTGGAGAGGAGTTGGCAACTTTGCCTTTGCGCTCTCGTTCGGACGATGGCGacatttccttccttccttccttccttccttcctcgcTCTGCGC is part of the Stigmatopora argus isolate UIUO_Sarg chromosome 14, RoL_Sarg_1.0, whole genome shotgun sequence genome and encodes:
- the LOC144088371 gene encoding neurogenic differentiation factor 6-B-like; the protein is MLTRLFNEPSPLPEVRKYSSWADAAAAADDDIKGKEEDGGSDVEASTRSEHPGNEEEEEEEDSEEEEEEEDDEVEGGDKASEVGDPPKKRGPKRRKMTAARAERSKLRRFKANTRERTRMHDLNSALDNLRKVVPCYSKTQKLSKIETLRLAKNYIWSLSEILRSGKRPDLLVYVHGLCRGLSQPTTNLVAGCLQLNARHFFAEPPQPQPPCYGALHPYPHPQAQAQAQSQSQSQSQAHCHQGRPDSRPLASHGYCSVGYETAFPPAADYGGPEYDYEYECALSPQLRVNGNFALKRVQAAAAAAAAESERAFRYAGPSGPSGGAQAAFGFSGRHPAFGSPRGGNDGNGAPPYRDVHSHQQQERASTHDGLHAFFHN